The region ACTGTGCGTCGGTCAATGATCTCTCGCTTTCCACCCGTTCGAGTGTCCCCTGTTTAGGGACACTGCTTGTCGAACTTGACTCAAAGCCCTTTCATCATAACGCGTTTTCGGGGGTAGCCAAACTTTGCACTTGCCACACATTCACAGAAACACAACCCCGGAAGTAGGTGAACAAATCGGTCTATTTGACAAAGACTAGCTGGTTCATGTCGCGAGTGTATAATCGCGCAACAAGAACGCAACGTAAGCGAAACATACAGGTAAAGGAGTTATTTTCATGGCAAAGATCGCAAAGTCAGTATTGGACCTCATCGGCAATACGCCGCTCGTAGAGCTCAACGGCATCACTGACGGGCTCAAGGCACGCGTCCTAGCAAAACTTGAGTTTTACAACCCGGCAAATTCCGTCAAGGACCGTATTGGTGACGCAATCGTCCGCGCGGCGGAAGCCTCCGGCGAACTGAAGCCAGGCGGCACCATCGTGGAAGCGACATCGGGCAACACCGGCATCGCACTTGCACTCACCGGCGCCGCGAAGGGCTACAAAGTCATCCTGACCATGCCGGAAACAATGTCGCAGGAGCGTCGCGTGGTCCTTCGCGCGTACGGGGCAGAGATCGTATTGACGCCAGGCGCGGCAGGCATGAAGGGGGCCGTCGATAAGGCGAACGAGATCGTCGAGACGACGGAAAACGCAATCCTGGCCAGCCAGTTCGAAAATGAAGCCAACCCGCAGGTCCACTACGAGACCACCGGCCCCGAGATTTGGAACGACACTGATGGGGAGGTCGACATTGTGGTTGCCGGCGTCGGCACAGGTGGCACGATCTCTGGCTCCGCGAAGTACCTCAAAGAGCAGAAGGAATCCATCAAGGCCGTCGCAGTTGAGCCAGCTGCTTCCCCGCTGCTGTCCACCGGCGAGGCAGGCCCGCACAAGATTCAGGGCCTCGGTGCGAACTTCATCCCTGGCACGTTCGACCGCAACGTCATCGACGAGATTATTACAGTCTCAAACGAAGACGCCGTCGCCACCTCACGCGAACTTGCGCTGAAGGACGGTGTCCTCGGCGGCATCTCGGCGGGCGCAAACCTCAAGGCGGCGCTCGAACTCGCCGCTCGCGACGAGAACGAAGGCAAGACGATCGTCGTGATCATTCCGGACTTCGGCGAGCGCTACGTCTCCACCGTGCTCTACGAAGACATCCGCGACTAGACCCAACGGGCACGACGCCACCCCGCGGGTGGTCGTTGATAGGATCGCCACATGATCAAAACGGCCATCCGCGTGATTCAAATGATCCGCGAGGACCTTGCCAACGCGAGGGACCACGACCCGGCGGCGCGAGGCGACCTCGAGAACGCCATCGTCTACTCAGGGCTCCACGCCATTTGGACTCACCGCGTGTGCCACTGGATGTGGCAACGCAACCTGAAAGGGCCCGCGCGTGTGCTCGCCCAGGCCAACCGCTTCTTCACTGGCATCGAAATCCACCCAGGCGCCACCATCGGCCGACGCTTCTTCATCGACCACGGCATGGGCATCGTCATCGGTGAGACCACCGAAATCGGCGACGGCGTCATGCTCTACCACGGCGTAACGCTCGGCGGGCAGGTGCTCACACAGACGAAGCGCCACCCCACCATCGGCAACAACGTCACCATCGGTGCCGGGGCGAAGGTCCTCGGCCCCATCACAATCGGAGACAACACAGCGGTTGGGGCGAATGCCGTCGTCACAAAGTCCATTCCAGCGAACTCTATCGCCGTCGGCATTCCTGCCAAGGTCAGGGAGCGCCAAGAGTGCGAAACAAAGCACCTCGTCGACCCCGACAAGTACTTCGACCCGGGCAGCTACGTCATCTAATCCGCGCTACTTGACGAGGTCCGCGTACTCCGGGTTCTGCGCAATGTAGCGCGCCACAGCGGGGCACGTCGGAATAACGTTGAGCCCCTCGGAGCGGGCGTCGTCAAGCGCGTACCGCATCAGCGGGCCCGAAAGGCCCTGCCCACGGAACTTCGGATCCACGAAGGTATGTGGCAACTCCCGCGCACCGTCGACGTCAGCGTACGTGGCAAACCCGGCCAATTGCCCGTCGACAAATATCTCGTAGCGGGACTCCTGGTCATTCCTCTTCAGCTCGGGCTGTACTGCGTCGTGCTGCGACAAATCAACGCTCCAATCCTCGGGGACAGAAACACAAAACCCCTCCACCGCAGTGAAGGGGTTGGAGTGTGGCCAGAGCCAGGATCGAACTGGCGACCCCACACTTTTCAGGCGTGTGCTCTACCGACTGAGCTATCTGGCCAGAACAACACAAGTGCTGTTCGCGACCCTGACGGGACTTGAACCCGCGACCTCCGCCGTGACAGGGCGGCGCGCTAACCAACTGCGCCACAGGGCCTTATTCAGTTTCGTACTCACGGCCGCTACACGGTCGCTTGCACGAGTTGATACTTTACACAGAGCTCTCGAACACAAGCAAATCGCCAGCACAAACCATATTTTTCGACGCCACTTCACCTCTTCATGTAGGCAGGTTGGACAAAATAAAAAGAGCCGGAACGTTTCCGTTCCGACTCTTCAAACATGGCGACCCTGACGGGACTTGAACCCGCGACCTCCGCCGTGACAGGGCGGCGCGCTAACCAACTGCGCCACAGGGCCATATGTTTTTGTGTTTCAACCTTGCGGCTGAAGTACCCCCAACGGGATTCGAACCCGTGTTGCCGCCGTGAAAGGGCGGAGTCCTAGGCCTCTAGACGATGGGGGCCCGCTGCGTTAACAGCTCGACCATCATAAGCCGATGCAGAATAACATCACAAATCACCAGTACATAGCAAGTTTTCAAGGGTGATTCGTTAGCCAAAATTTGCAAAGTGTAGTAACAGGATTGTAGTAATCCTCGAAACGGGGAGCGCGGACAAGAGTTACTACAATCCTGTTACTACACTTTGAGCTTCGCGCCGACTCAAGCCACTCTACATCCAACAAAAAGCGCCACCGACCGAGGTCATGTGGCGCTGAATGTGGGCCCTGCGGGGATCGAACCCGCGACCTGCGGATTAAAAGTCCGTAGCTCTACCAACTGAGCTAAAGGCCCGTGCGCATCAACTTAGCACAACTCAAGGGTGGGCCGAAATCGTAAACCCACCCCGAAATGCCCCTCCAAGACGCTACCCCCATATATGGTCATACTCCCTGGAAGTTAGGGGTTTTCGGCGCCTGCTACGGTAAATATATGACCATAACCTTTATTGGTTGTTTACGTTGAAGGAGTCACAATGCCGCTAGATTTAGTCGATCTGTCAAGGTGGCAGTTCGGCATTACGACGGTCTATCACTACCTTTTCGTCCCACTGACCATGGGACTCGCGCCGATGGTTGCGATCATGCAAAGCATCTGGCACAAGACTGGCGACGAGCGCTGGTACCGCGCGACCCGTTTCTTCGGAAACATTTTCCTCATTAACTTCGCGATGGGCGTTGTCACAGGCATCGTCCAGGAGTTCCAGTTCGGCTTGAACTGGTCTGAATACTCCTCGTTCGTGGGAGACGTGTTTGGTGCACCGCTCGCCTTCGAGGGCCTGACGGCATTCTTCTTTGAATCCGTCTTCCTCGGCGTCTGGATTTTCGGTTGGGGCAGGTTGCCGAAGTGGGCACACCTTGCGTCAATCTGGATTGTTTCGATCGCCGTGAACATCTCGGCGTTCTGGATTATTACCGCAAACTCGTTCATGCAGCACCCGGTGGGCGCTGTGTTCAACCCGGAAACGAACCGCGCTGAGCTGGTTTCCTTCAAGGCGTTGCTGACGAACCCGACGGTGCTGTGGGCATTCCCGCACGCGGTGTTCGGCGCTTGGATGCTCGCGGGCACCTTGGTGTGCGGCGTCGCTGGCTGGTGGATGATCCGCGAGGCCCGCAAGGGCGATCCGGATGGGGATGCCGCGACGGTGTGGCGTTCCTGCACCCGCTTCGGTGCGTGGGTCATCCTCGCTGCGACGGTGCTCATCACGCTGACTGGTGACGAGCTGGCCAAGCTGATGTTTACGCAGCAACCGATGAAGATGGCGTCGGCAGAGGCACTGTGCCACACTGAGCTGGATCCGCACTTCTCGGTGCTTTCTATCTCGACGTACAACGACTGCGAGTCCGCAACCCAGCTGATCGGCCTGCCATTTGTGCTTCCGTTCCTGGCACAGGGCAAGCTTTCTGGCGTTGAGCTGCAGGGCGTGCTGGATCTGCAGCAGTACTACGAGTCGCTGTACGGCCCGGGCAACTACACCCCGAACCTGTTCGTGACGTACTGGTCCTTCCGCATGATGATCTTCTTCATCGTCGTTTCCGTCGTGATGGCGCTGGTAGGCCTGTGGGTAACCCGCGGCAAGCGCGTGCCTACTGCGAAGTGGCTGGGCACCTTGTGCCTGGTGGCGCTGCCGGCTCCGTGGTTGTCAAACATTTCGGGCTGGATCTTCACCGAGATGGGCCGCCAGCCGTGGATCGTCCACCCGAACCCTGCATTCCAGGGTGGGGACCACCCGGGTATGGAGCAGAACATTCACATGCTGCTGGACTTCGGTGTTTCTGACCACCAGCCGTGGCAGGTGCTGCTCTCTATGGTGCTGTTCACAGTGCTCTACGGCATCGGTGCGGTGCTGTGGGTATGGCTCATTCAGCGTCAGGTCCGCAAGGGCATGGACCAGCCTGGACTGCACGAGGGCGACTCCAAGCGCCTGAAGGACGTGCTCTACGGCCCGAACGCCGAGACCGAGTTGGAGCCGTTGAGCTTCAAGTCTTCGCAGGAGTCCGGCGCAACCACAACCACTGCGGACAACAAGGAGCTATAAATCATGGACTTGCAAGTGCTTTGGTTTGTGATCATCGGAGTGTTCTTCACCGGCTACTTCGTGTTGGAGGGCTTTGACTTCGGTGTTGGCATGTTGTTGCCGTTCATGAAGGGCGATGAAATCGAGAACGACCGTCGTCGCACGGCTGCGATCAGGACAATTGGCCCGATCTGGGACGGCAACGAGGTGTGGCTCATTACGGGCGGCGCGGCGATTTTCGCGGCGTTCCCTGAGTGGTACGCCACGCTGTTCTCCGGCTTTTACCTGCCGCTGGTGCTCATCCTTATGGGCCTGATTGTCCGCGGCGTGAGCTTGGAGTGGCGAGTCAAGGTGGACACGCTGAAGTGGCGCAGGCTTTGCGACGCCGGCACGGCGTTTGGCTCCTACCTGCCTACGCTGCTGTGGGGCGTTGGTTTCACGAACATCGTGATGGGCGTTCCACTCAACGAGCAGGGCCGCCTGGACTCCTTCTATGACGGCTTCCTTGGCCTGCTCAACCCGCTCGGCCTGCTGGGCGGCGTGGCGTTCGTGCTGCTGTTCATGCTGCACGGTGCGACGTTCCTTGGGTTTAAGTCCCACGATCCGCTGCGTGCTGAGATGCACGCGTTTGCAAAGAAGTTCATCGCTGGCCCGGCGATTGTGGTTGGCGCAGCGTACCTGCTGTGGATCCAGCTCACGCTGGGGGCTGGCTGGACCTGGATCCCGCTGGCACTCGCGGCGGTCGGCCTGATCGTTTCGGTGGTTGCTATCGCTGGCAACCGTGATGGATTGGCGTTCTGGATGACGGCGTTTGCCATTATCTGCTGCGCGATCGTTCTCTTCGGTTCGCTATTCCCGGACGTGATGCCGTCGACAAGCGATCTGTTCGCTGGTTGGGATATCCGCAACGCGTCCTCTACGCCGTACACCTTGAAGGTGATGACGTGGGCGGCTGTGTGCCTCACCCCGATCGTCCTGGCGGGTCAGATTTGGACCTACTGGGCGTTCCGGAAGAGGGTGTCGGTCTAGGCTATGGCCTCGCCGATTGACCCCCGGCTACTTCGCCTCGTTCCGCCCGTGCGCCAACTCATTGTGCGCACGGGCGTTGCGCAAGCTGCAGACACGTTACTGCTGGTGGCCCGGGGTATTTTGATTGGGATTGTCGCAGCGTCAGCGGTGACGGAGCGCGCGGTTCCGCGTGCCTCGTTGCTGTTGGCGCTTGCTGGCGTTGTTGTGGCCCACGGCGTGTTGTCGTGGGTAGCGCAGCGCTGGTCCGCCGATGCGGTCGGCGGCGTTGTAGAGGACTTGCGGACGAAGGCGCTGCGGGCGTTGGCGAAGCAGGACCCGCGCGTGGTGGAGCAGGATTCGGCGACGTGGCGCCATGTGCTCACGCGCGGAATTACGGACTTCCGCCCGTATCTCACGGAGTTCCTCCCCGCCCTCTTTTCGACGGCCATCGGCACCCCAATCGTGGTCGCCGTCATCTTCTACTTCGACTGGATCTCTGGCGTGTTTTGCCTGATTACGCTGCCGTTGATTCCGATGTTTATGGTGCTGATCGGCAAGTTGACGGCGGATCACACCAAACGCCGACTCGAGGTCACAGCTGGGCTGGGTGCTCAACTGTCGGACCTGTTGGCAGGTGCTCCGACACTGCGCGCTCTGCACGCCACGAAGCGTCCTGCGCAGCAGATCCGCCAAACGGGCCAAAAACACGCGGACTCCACGATGGGAGTGCTACGACTGGCATTCCTGTCCTCGTTCGCATTGGAGTTCATCGCGACGCTGTCGGTGGCGTTGGTCGCGGTGAGCATCGGCCTGCGGCTGGTGACCGGTTCGATCACGCTGCTGGCCGGGCTGACGGTGCTCATCATCGTCCCGGAGGTTTTCGCACCGATCCGTAGGGTCGGCGCAAGCTACCACGCCGCAGCCGACGGCCTGAGCGCTGCCGAGCGCGTCCTCGAGCTTCTCGACGCCCCCTCCTCCACCACTGGCTCCTACATCGCCGAGGAACCCGGTGTGCGGGTGCGCAACCTGAGCGTGCGTGGG is a window of Corynebacterium pseudogenitalium DNA encoding:
- the cysK gene encoding cysteine synthase A → MAKIAKSVLDLIGNTPLVELNGITDGLKARVLAKLEFYNPANSVKDRIGDAIVRAAEASGELKPGGTIVEATSGNTGIALALTGAAKGYKVILTMPETMSQERRVVLRAYGAEIVLTPGAAGMKGAVDKANEIVETTENAILASQFENEANPQVHYETTGPEIWNDTDGEVDIVVAGVGTGGTISGSAKYLKEQKESIKAVAVEPAASPLLSTGEAGPHKIQGLGANFIPGTFDRNVIDEIITVSNEDAVATSRELALKDGVLGGISAGANLKAALELAARDENEGKTIVVIIPDFGERYVSTVLYEDIRD
- the epsC gene encoding serine O-acetyltransferase EpsC, with the protein product MIKTAIRVIQMIREDLANARDHDPAARGDLENAIVYSGLHAIWTHRVCHWMWQRNLKGPARVLAQANRFFTGIEIHPGATIGRRFFIDHGMGIVIGETTEIGDGVMLYHGVTLGGQVLTQTKRHPTIGNNVTIGAGAKVLGPITIGDNTAVGANAVVTKSIPANSIAVGIPAKVRERQECETKHLVDPDKYFDPGSYVI
- a CDS encoding GNAT family N-acetyltransferase, with translation MSQHDAVQPELKRNDQESRYEIFVDGQLAGFATYADVDGARELPHTFVDPKFRGQGLSGPLMRYALDDARSEGLNVIPTCPAVARYIAQNPEYADLVK
- a CDS encoding cytochrome ubiquinol oxidase subunit I, which produces MPLDLVDLSRWQFGITTVYHYLFVPLTMGLAPMVAIMQSIWHKTGDERWYRATRFFGNIFLINFAMGVVTGIVQEFQFGLNWSEYSSFVGDVFGAPLAFEGLTAFFFESVFLGVWIFGWGRLPKWAHLASIWIVSIAVNISAFWIITANSFMQHPVGAVFNPETNRAELVSFKALLTNPTVLWAFPHAVFGAWMLAGTLVCGVAGWWMIREARKGDPDGDAATVWRSCTRFGAWVILAATVLITLTGDELAKLMFTQQPMKMASAEALCHTELDPHFSVLSISTYNDCESATQLIGLPFVLPFLAQGKLSGVELQGVLDLQQYYESLYGPGNYTPNLFVTYWSFRMMIFFIVVSVVMALVGLWVTRGKRVPTAKWLGTLCLVALPAPWLSNISGWIFTEMGRQPWIVHPNPAFQGGDHPGMEQNIHMLLDFGVSDHQPWQVLLSMVLFTVLYGIGAVLWVWLIQRQVRKGMDQPGLHEGDSKRLKDVLYGPNAETELEPLSFKSSQESGATTTTADNKEL
- the cydB gene encoding cytochrome d ubiquinol oxidase subunit II; the protein is MDLQVLWFVIIGVFFTGYFVLEGFDFGVGMLLPFMKGDEIENDRRRTAAIRTIGPIWDGNEVWLITGGAAIFAAFPEWYATLFSGFYLPLVLILMGLIVRGVSLEWRVKVDTLKWRRLCDAGTAFGSYLPTLLWGVGFTNIVMGVPLNEQGRLDSFYDGFLGLLNPLGLLGGVAFVLLFMLHGATFLGFKSHDPLRAEMHAFAKKFIAGPAIVVGAAYLLWIQLTLGAGWTWIPLALAAVGLIVSVVAIAGNRDGLAFWMTAFAIICCAIVLFGSLFPDVMPSTSDLFAGWDIRNASSTPYTLKVMTWAAVCLTPIVLAGQIWTYWAFRKRVSV
- a CDS encoding ABC transporter ATP-binding protein/permease, with amino-acid sequence MASPIDPRLLRLVPPVRQLIVRTGVAQAADTLLLVARGILIGIVAASAVTERAVPRASLLLALAGVVVAHGVLSWVAQRWSADAVGGVVEDLRTKALRALAKQDPRVVEQDSATWRHVLTRGITDFRPYLTEFLPALFSTAIGTPIVVAVIFYFDWISGVFCLITLPLIPMFMVLIGKLTADHTKRRLEVTAGLGAQLSDLLAGAPTLRALHATKRPAQQIRQTGQKHADSTMGVLRLAFLSSFALEFIATLSVALVAVSIGLRLVTGSITLLAGLTVLIIVPEVFAPIRRVGASYHAAADGLSAAERVLELLDAPSSTTGSYIAEEPGVRVRNLSVRGRDGVRPDGLTFDAPRGQVTVLTGANGSGKSTTLLAVLGQLPDAMVGGEVGVEKKVAYLPATPAMEPGTVGSNMALFGARGDVGLVGVSEAHAVGPYGDGISAGQRQRVGIARTFAADADVFVLDEPTAHLSPELVDEVIRRMCGLAQRGAAVLVASHDQRVLDAADQVVHV